The following DNA comes from Polynucleobacter necessarius.
AGTTGTTAGTAACAGTAACGTTCTCAGCAATTGGGCTGCCTGCATCCTCGGGATCAGTAGGCGTATCGGCCGCGAATGCTGATGTGCATGCTAGTCCGCTCAACGACGCAACCGCTGCGGCAGAGATTGCTGTCTTTTGAATTGTTCTCATGTGTTACTCTTTACTAGTTTCAAATCAAAATGGGTTAAATGCTTATTGCATGGAGTGATAATGACGGTCGGGCCTATTTTGAATTGCCGCGGATTCCCATAAATAATGCTCTTGCACTTATTTGGTGCTCAATCCTGCACCTGATGTGTGAATTTTGATCATTTTTTGGGGTGTTACCCCTTTTGATGCATTGTTACCAATCCAACTTAAAATATGAATCCGCATCTTTTCTGCAACTTTCAATAGAACTGCGAACATTCATCATGCAAAAACCTGGCGAAATCCTCGAACAAATCCAACGTATCGCTAACGATATGCAAAACAAGGTTGGTGACGCGATTCGTCATTCGCCTGCTCAGGAGATTGAAAAGAATGTGCGCGCCATGATGAACCAGGGATTTCAAAAAATGGACTTAGTGACGCGCGAAGAGTTTGCGCTTCAAACTAAAGTACTCGCGAAGACACGTGAAAAGTTAGAAGCGCTTGAAGCTAAAGTGGCGGCGCTTGAAAAACAGTAGTAGCCAACTACTGTCAAAAATTCAATTTTAGAGTTTTATTCTGGGGGAAAAATCACTAAAGAAGTTTTCATACTCTTCTTTAGTGAAAAAAGTTTTTGCATTTCCTGAACCTGCATGTGTATGCAGGATAGATATTTGATAGATCCAACTATCCCCATTAGGGGCTACGCGATGAATCCAACGAACGCGCATCAGTTGTTGTGATTTCCCATCTTTCTTTAAGGCAAGAAAATAGTCTTTAATTGGCAAGCGTTGTCGTTCGGCTGTTTTATCAAACCCATCCTCAACAACACTCTCGCCACCAGATGCCTTTGCCCTATCAATTAAGTTGGCCTGCAATTGCGAAAGCAGCGTATTTAGTGAAGCGCTTTGACTTACTAGCAGCTGAATAGTGC
Coding sequences within:
- a CDS encoding accessory factor UbiK family protein, which produces MQKPGEILEQIQRIANDMQNKVGDAIRHSPAQEIEKNVRAMMNQGFQKMDLVTREEFALQTKVLAKTREKLEALEAKVAALEKQ